Proteins found in one Lysinibacillus fusiformis genomic segment:
- a CDS encoding response regulator transcription factor, which produces MIRIVIAEDQGMLLGALRSLLSMEEDMEVVGLAKNGEEALMLVEEHRPDICIMDIEMPVKTGLDAAEEIHSTGSDCKVIILTTFARPGYFERARKASVRGYLLKDSPIEELVSAIRTIMDGKRIYAPELVDFVYEDDSENPLTERESQVLTLVAEGKTTKEIAAELFLSAGTVRNYISTILEKLNVGNRIEAIARFKEKGWNK; this is translated from the coding sequence ATGATACGAATTGTGATTGCTGAAGATCAGGGGATGCTATTAGGCGCGCTTCGCTCTTTACTTAGTATGGAGGAGGATATGGAGGTCGTTGGCTTAGCAAAAAATGGTGAGGAAGCATTGATGCTTGTGGAAGAGCATCGACCTGATATTTGTATTATGGATATTGAAATGCCAGTTAAAACTGGACTAGACGCTGCAGAAGAAATACATAGCACTGGCTCAGATTGTAAAGTTATTATTTTAACTACATTTGCTAGACCAGGTTATTTCGAGCGTGCTAGAAAAGCGAGTGTAAGAGGCTATTTATTAAAGGATAGCCCTATAGAGGAGTTAGTAAGTGCAATCCGTACAATAATGGATGGTAAACGTATTTATGCGCCAGAGCTCGTTGATTTTGTCTATGAAGATGATAGTGAGAACCCTTTGACGGAGCGAGAGAGTCAGGTACTGACACTTGTGGCAGAGGGCAAGACGACAAAGGAAATTGCTGCAGAGCTGTTTTTGTCTGCTGGAACGGTTCGTAACTATATTTCAACGATTTTAGAAAAATTAAATGTTGGCAATCGAATTGAGGCCATTGCGCGCTTTAAGGAAAAAGGATGGAATAAATAA
- a CDS encoding protoporphyrinogen oxidase: MKTVVVLGGGITGLCTMHYLQRQVKENNLDVRLVLVEKNTYLGGKLYSAHEQGFIMETGADSIVARHQGVMELVQELDFEAELVYNETGISYIYTNNELHAIPTDSTFGIPMSLASLEESTLISEQGKKEALKDLTLPNYGFTKESSIGEFLTYYLGEELVENQIAPVLAGVYSGDLHQLSIGSTLPYLIDYKNNYGSIIKGFDANREQFVKAANKKFISFKNGLSSLIDRLEQTLSDVEIIKGVTTLNVQKQDKNYTITLANGENIESDYVVLALPNDAVQNLLQDESLNRYFDQFTTASAITIYLGFDVPDSRLPADGTGYIVSHNSDVTCNAATWTSRKWKHTSKEHKLLVRLFYKSINPAYEQLRAMTDEELAAVALEDVRKSLGIEEQPTVVNVTKWIDQMPKYDLAHREALQGLLQELHEKYPHLSIAGCSYFGVGIGACIQNGKKIGEELAKELANF, translated from the coding sequence ATGAAAACAGTTGTTGTTTTAGGCGGCGGAATTACAGGACTATGTACAATGCATTATTTACAACGTCAAGTGAAGGAGAATAATTTAGATGTTCGTCTAGTGCTTGTAGAAAAAAATACATATTTAGGAGGCAAATTATATTCAGCACATGAACAAGGTTTCATCATGGAAACAGGTGCTGATTCTATTGTAGCCCGTCATCAAGGCGTTATGGAACTCGTACAGGAGCTTGATTTTGAAGCGGAGCTAGTTTACAACGAAACAGGTATTTCTTATATTTATACGAATAATGAGTTACACGCTATACCAACAGATTCAACATTTGGTATACCGATGAGTTTGGCATCCTTAGAAGAAAGTACACTTATTTCAGAGCAAGGAAAAAAAGAAGCGTTAAAGGATTTGACATTACCAAACTACGGCTTCACAAAGGAAAGTTCAATAGGAGAATTTTTAACTTACTATTTAGGGGAGGAACTTGTGGAAAATCAAATTGCACCAGTACTTGCAGGTGTTTATTCAGGCGATTTACATCAGCTTTCCATTGGCTCTACTTTACCGTATTTAATTGATTATAAGAATAATTACGGAAGTATTATTAAAGGTTTTGATGCGAATCGTGAGCAATTTGTTAAAGCAGCGAACAAAAAATTTATATCCTTTAAAAATGGTTTATCTTCTTTAATTGATCGACTTGAACAAACATTATCAGATGTAGAAATCATCAAGGGCGTTACTACTCTAAATGTTCAAAAACAAGATAAAAACTACACAATTACCTTAGCTAATGGTGAAAATATTGAGTCAGATTATGTCGTTTTAGCATTACCGAATGATGCTGTTCAAAATCTACTACAGGATGAATCTTTAAACCGCTATTTTGACCAATTTACGACAGCGTCAGCCATTACCATCTATTTAGGCTTTGATGTGCCAGACTCTAGATTGCCAGCAGATGGAACGGGCTATATTGTTTCGCATAATTCGGATGTTACTTGTAATGCAGCAACCTGGACGAGTCGTAAATGGAAGCATACATCGAAAGAACATAAATTACTTGTACGACTCTTTTATAAGAGCATCAATCCAGCCTATGAGCAATTACGTGCCATGACGGATGAAGAATTGGCAGCTGTAGCTTTAGAAGACGTGAGGAAAAGCCTAGGAATTGAGGAACAGCCAACAGTTGTGAATGTAACAAAATGGATTGATCAAATGCCTAAATATGATCTAGCTCATCGTGAAGCGTTACAAGGATTACTACAGGAATTACATGAAAAGTATCCACATTTATCGATTGCTGGGTGCTCATATTTTGGCGTAGGTATCGGCGCTTGCATTCAAAACGGGAAAAAAATTGGTGAAGAGCTTGCGAAGGAACTTGCCAATTTCTAA
- the metH gene encoding methionine synthase, whose amino-acid sequence MAKHSIEEQLEKRILILDGAMGTMLQNENLSAEDFGGEELDGCNENLVLTRPDVIEKIHHKYLEAGADIICTNTFGGTPLVLNEYDLGAKAEEINKRAVEIARQAVDSYSTSDWPRFIAGAMGPTTKTLSVTGGITFDELEENFFVQAKALIEAGADVLLLETSQDMLNVKAGTLGVKRAFEETGKELPVMISGTIEPMGTTLAGQTIDAFYISIEHIKPLSVGLNCATGPEFMTDHIRSLAELSTGYISCYPNAGLPDEEGCYHESPESLSQKLKGFADKGWLNIVGGCCGTTPAHIAAIREVLKDEQPRQLPEKTHGHAVSGIEPLLYDDSMRPLFIGERTNVIGSRKFKNLIIDGKFEEAAEIARAQVKNGAHVIDICLANPDRDELADMRGFMQEVVKKVKVPLVIDSTDEKVIEEALKFSQGKAIINSINLEDGEERFDAVMPLVKKYGASLVVGTIDEIGMAVDRHRKLEIAERSYKLLTEKWGLAPEDIIFDPLMFPVGTGDEQYIGSALETIEGIRLIKEKLPQTLTVLGVSNISFGLPPVGREVLNAVYLYHCTQAGLDYAIVNTEKLERYASIPEEEIKLANDLLFNTNDETLAVFTDFYRDKKKEKTEADIPKTVEGRLAYYILEGTKEGLIEDLDAAREIFEAPLDIINGPLMEGMAEVGRLFNDNQLIVAEVLQSAGVMKAAVAHLEQFMEKDEESAGKGKMVLATVKGDVHDIGKNLVDIILSNNGYKVVDLGIKVTPAQLIEAIRKEKPDFIGLSGLLVKSAQQMVITAQDFKEAGIDVPILVGGAALSRRFTETKIADEYGGPVIYSKDAMQGLEQANLLMGEGTRANFLAEIEESRQKRLEADEKRAARPAKEVTIKPVRTVKGAPVFLPADLRRHVKKDYSVSHLYPYVNMRTLLGHHLGLKGQVQQLLEAGDSRATELKDLVDDYLKSDLLKPSGLYQFFPAQADGDDVVVYDPADSQIEIERFTFPRQQVEPFLCLADFLKTVESGEMDYIALMVVTAGQGVMAKARQLKEDGKFLESHALQSTALELAEGFAERMHQEIRDQWGFPDATDFTMRDRFAAKYQGQRFSFGYPACPNLEDQEKLFGLLKPEDIGVHLTEGFMMEPEASVSAIVFAHPDARYFNV is encoded by the coding sequence ATGGCTAAGCACTCGATTGAAGAGCAACTAGAGAAACGTATTTTAATTCTTGATGGCGCAATGGGAACAATGCTACAAAACGAAAATTTATCAGCAGAGGATTTTGGTGGCGAGGAGCTTGATGGCTGTAATGAAAATCTTGTCCTTACTAGACCTGATGTCATTGAGAAAATTCATCACAAATACTTAGAGGCAGGCGCAGATATTATTTGTACAAATACATTTGGTGGGACGCCTCTCGTGTTAAATGAATATGATCTTGGCGCAAAAGCCGAAGAAATTAATAAGCGTGCAGTGGAAATTGCTCGCCAAGCAGTGGATAGTTATTCGACATCGGATTGGCCACGTTTTATCGCAGGGGCTATGGGACCAACAACAAAAACGTTATCAGTTACAGGTGGTATTACATTTGATGAGCTAGAGGAAAATTTCTTTGTACAGGCAAAGGCATTAATTGAGGCAGGAGCCGACGTTCTGTTATTAGAAACAAGTCAGGATATGCTCAATGTCAAAGCAGGCACCCTAGGCGTAAAGCGTGCTTTTGAGGAAACTGGAAAAGAACTACCAGTCATGATTTCCGGAACAATAGAACCAATGGGTACGACACTTGCAGGGCAAACAATTGATGCCTTTTATATTTCAATCGAGCATATTAAACCATTATCAGTTGGCCTAAACTGTGCGACAGGACCAGAGTTTATGACAGATCATATTCGTTCATTAGCAGAGCTTTCAACAGGCTATATTAGCTGTTACCCGAATGCAGGCTTACCAGATGAAGAAGGATGTTATCATGAATCACCAGAATCGCTATCGCAAAAATTAAAAGGTTTTGCAGATAAGGGTTGGCTTAATATTGTAGGTGGATGTTGTGGAACGACTCCAGCTCATATTGCAGCCATTCGCGAGGTTTTAAAAGATGAACAACCTCGTCAATTACCTGAAAAAACACATGGTCATGCGGTATCGGGAATCGAACCCTTATTGTATGACGATTCTATGCGTCCGTTATTTATCGGGGAGAGAACAAATGTTATCGGCTCTCGTAAATTTAAGAATTTGATCATTGATGGAAAGTTTGAGGAGGCAGCAGAGATTGCACGTGCACAAGTAAAAAATGGTGCTCATGTAATCGATATTTGTTTAGCCAACCCTGATCGTGATGAATTAGCCGATATGCGTGGATTTATGCAGGAGGTTGTAAAAAAGGTTAAGGTGCCTCTTGTGATTGACTCGACTGATGAAAAAGTTATTGAGGAAGCGTTAAAGTTTTCTCAAGGGAAAGCCATCATTAACTCTATTAATCTTGAGGATGGTGAAGAACGATTTGATGCAGTAATGCCACTCGTGAAGAAGTACGGAGCCTCATTGGTAGTTGGAACCATTGATGAGATAGGAATGGCCGTTGATCGTCATCGCAAGCTTGAAATTGCTGAACGTTCCTATAAACTATTAACTGAGAAATGGGGACTTGCACCGGAGGATATCATTTTTGACCCGTTGATGTTCCCTGTAGGAACTGGGGATGAACAGTATATTGGTTCAGCCCTTGAAACGATTGAAGGTATTCGTCTTATCAAAGAAAAATTGCCGCAGACATTGACGGTACTTGGCGTAAGTAATATCTCATTTGGTTTACCACCAGTTGGCCGTGAAGTATTGAATGCTGTCTATCTCTATCATTGCACACAGGCAGGCTTAGATTATGCCATTGTGAATACAGAGAAACTGGAGCGTTATGCATCCATTCCTGAAGAGGAAATTAAACTTGCAAATGACTTGCTATTTAATACAAATGATGAAACATTAGCTGTGTTTACAGATTTTTATCGTGATAAAAAGAAGGAAAAAACGGAAGCGGATATTCCGAAAACGGTTGAAGGTCGTTTAGCTTACTATATATTAGAAGGTACCAAAGAAGGCCTAATAGAGGATTTAGATGCTGCACGAGAAATCTTTGAGGCACCGCTGGATATTATTAATGGCCCTTTAATGGAGGGCATGGCTGAGGTAGGTCGATTATTTAATGATAACCAGCTCATTGTAGCGGAGGTTTTACAATCAGCAGGTGTAATGAAGGCCGCTGTTGCTCATTTAGAGCAATTCATGGAGAAGGATGAAGAGAGCGCTGGAAAAGGGAAAATGGTACTTGCTACCGTAAAAGGTGATGTCCACGATATTGGGAAAAACCTTGTTGATATTATATTAAGTAATAATGGCTATAAGGTTGTCGATTTGGGCATTAAAGTAACGCCTGCCCAATTGATTGAAGCGATTCGTAAGGAAAAACCAGACTTTATTGGGCTGTCAGGTTTACTAGTGAAATCAGCGCAACAGATGGTCATTACTGCTCAGGATTTTAAAGAGGCGGGGATTGATGTACCTATTTTAGTTGGTGGAGCTGCACTTTCTCGACGTTTTACTGAAACAAAAATTGCAGATGAATATGGCGGTCCTGTTATTTATTCAAAGGATGCCATGCAAGGCTTAGAGCAAGCTAATTTATTAATGGGTGAGGGGACACGTGCAAATTTCTTAGCAGAAATTGAAGAATCCCGTCAAAAACGTTTAGAGGCCGATGAAAAAAGAGCTGCTCGTCCCGCAAAAGAGGTAACAATAAAGCCTGTACGAACAGTAAAAGGAGCGCCAGTATTTTTACCAGCCGATTTACGACGTCATGTAAAAAAAGACTACTCCGTATCGCATTTATATCCTTATGTTAATATGCGTACATTACTGGGACACCATTTAGGCTTGAAAGGGCAAGTTCAGCAATTGCTTGAAGCGGGCGATTCAAGAGCGACAGAGCTAAAGGATTTAGTAGATGATTATTTAAAAAGTGATCTATTAAAGCCATCAGGTTTGTATCAATTTTTCCCTGCTCAAGCAGATGGTGATGATGTCGTTGTGTATGATCCGGCTGATAGTCAGATAGAAATTGAGCGTTTTACCTTCCCTCGTCAGCAGGTTGAACCATTTTTATGTCTTGCAGATTTCTTAAAAACAGTAGAGAGCGGTGAAATGGACTATATTGCGCTCATGGTAGTAACAGCAGGTCAGGGAGTTATGGCTAAAGCTCGCCAGTTAAAAGAGGATGGTAAATTCCTTGAAAGCCATGCCTTACAATCGACTGCATTAGAATTAGCAGAGGGCTTTGCTGAACGTATGCATCAGGAAATTCGTGACCAATGGGGCTTCCCTGATGCAACAGATTTCACTATGAGAGATCGTTTTGCAGCAAAATATCAGGGACAACGTTTTTCATTCGGTTATCCTGCATGTCCTAACTTGGAGGATCAAGAAAAACTATTCGGCTTATTAAAACCCGAGGATATTGGCGTTCATCTTACAGAAGGCTTTATGATGGAGCCAGAAGCATCTGTATCTGCAATCGTTTTTGCTCATCCTGATGCTCGCTACTTCAATGTTTAA
- a CDS encoding bifunctional homocysteine S-methyltransferase/methylenetetrahydrofolate reductase gives MGLLERLKTHVLTADGAIGTVLYGYGLEYCHEEMNVQRPELIEKIHREYIAAGADIIQTNTYGANAIKLARYGLESRVQQFNEAAITIAKRAAADGGQFVLGTIGGIRGIRKSDATLDEILATVEEQANVLLAGNPDGLLLETYYDFEELTATLKMLRAKTNLPIIAQVSMHEPGVLQNGMSLNNALHELETLGADIVGVNCRLGPHHTIQAFEGVELPNKAFMSAYPNASLLDLEDGRVVYESESDYFGRAAVELRDQGVRLIGGCCGTTPKHIAAAKKYLEELSPVQEKHAKPEKIEIVREAEPPKYEPLHEKVKRERSVIVELDTPRHLEIDGFLEGAKQLYDAGADVVMMADNSLASPRISNIAMGALLKSTHGVRPLTHITCRDRNLIGLQSHLMGLNALGIHDVLAVTGDPTKVGDFPGATSVYDVSSMELIQLIKQLNEGVSFSGKPLRKKANFSVAAAFNPNVRVLDRAVTRLEKKIEHGADYFISQPVYTKEKIVEIYEATKHLQAPIYIGIMPVTSYKSAEFLHHEVPGIKLSEDALARMKACGEDKERATLEGIAIAKELVEVAAQYFNGIYLITPFLRYDVTLELMKYIEQLDEQKKGVSIHG, from the coding sequence ATGGGATTGCTTGAAAGGTTAAAAACGCATGTATTGACAGCAGACGGTGCAATAGGCACAGTGCTATATGGCTATGGATTGGAGTATTGCCATGAGGAAATGAATGTTCAGAGACCTGAGTTAATTGAAAAGATTCATAGAGAATATATTGCAGCTGGTGCTGACATCATTCAAACGAATACGTACGGTGCAAATGCCATTAAATTAGCTCGCTATGGATTAGAATCACGGGTCCAACAATTTAATGAAGCGGCTATTACCATTGCAAAACGAGCAGCGGCAGATGGCGGTCAATTTGTCTTAGGAACAATTGGTGGTATTCGAGGAATTCGTAAAAGTGATGCAACATTAGATGAAATATTAGCGACAGTTGAAGAGCAAGCAAATGTTTTACTTGCAGGAAATCCTGACGGCCTTTTACTCGAAACCTATTATGATTTTGAAGAATTAACTGCAACCTTAAAGATGCTACGTGCAAAAACAAATTTACCGATTATTGCACAAGTATCTATGCATGAGCCTGGTGTTTTACAAAATGGAATGTCTTTAAATAATGCCCTGCATGAGCTAGAAACACTCGGTGCAGATATCGTGGGTGTCAATTGTCGACTAGGTCCACATCATACGATTCAAGCATTTGAAGGTGTAGAACTTCCTAACAAGGCATTTATGTCTGCCTATCCGAATGCCTCACTTCTTGACTTAGAAGATGGACGTGTCGTTTATGAATCAGAATCGGATTATTTTGGTCGAGCGGCTGTCGAATTACGTGATCAAGGCGTACGCTTAATAGGGGGCTGCTGTGGTACGACACCGAAACATATTGCAGCAGCAAAGAAGTATTTAGAAGAGTTATCACCGGTTCAGGAGAAGCATGCGAAACCTGAAAAGATTGAGATTGTTCGTGAAGCAGAGCCACCAAAGTATGAGCCTCTTCATGAAAAAGTAAAACGTGAACGCTCTGTCATAGTAGAATTGGATACACCTAGACATTTAGAGATTGATGGGTTCCTTGAAGGAGCAAAGCAACTGTATGATGCAGGTGCAGATGTAGTCATGATGGCAGACAATTCACTGGCCTCTCCACGTATTAGCAATATTGCAATGGGAGCATTGTTAAAGAGTACACACGGTGTACGCCCACTAACACATATTACATGTCGAGACCGTAATTTAATTGGTCTACAATCGCATTTAATGGGATTAAATGCTTTAGGTATTCATGACGTGTTGGCCGTTACGGGTGATCCAACAAAAGTTGGAGATTTCCCAGGTGCGACAAGTGTTTATGATGTATCTTCAATGGAGTTAATCCAATTAATTAAGCAGTTAAATGAAGGGGTTTCTTTCTCAGGCAAGCCACTTCGTAAAAAAGCAAATTTTTCAGTTGCTGCTGCATTTAATCCAAATGTCCGTGTGTTAGATCGTGCTGTGACACGCTTAGAGAAGAAAATTGAGCATGGAGCAGACTACTTCATTTCTCAACCAGTGTATACGAAAGAAAAAATTGTAGAAATTTATGAGGCAACAAAGCATTTACAAGCACCAATTTACATCGGCATTATGCCTGTTACGAGTTATAAAAGTGCTGAGTTTTTACATCATGAAGTGCCAGGTATCAAATTATCTGAGGATGCCTTAGCAAGAATGAAGGCATGTGGGGAAGATAAGGAACGGGCAACATTGGAGGGAATTGCTATTGCCAAAGAATTAGTAGAAGTGGCTGCGCAATATTTCAATGGTATTTACCTTATTACACCGTTTTTACGTTATGATGTGACCCTAGAGTTGATGAAATATATAGAGCAATTGGATGAACAGAAAAAAGGAGTAAGTATACATGGCTAA
- a CDS encoding GNAT family N-acetyltransferase, whose translation MIRFMEEKDIPEVLDIYNDIILTSKAVYRYDIQTLDEKVQWFKEQRVLDNPLLVFEENGLVAGFATYSQFRPYPGYQYTMEHSVYVHKEHYQKGIATKLMHKLIVIAEENGVKTLVAGIDGENIGSIKAHEKLGFEYAGTIKNAGYKFEQWLDLVFYQLHLTGTKS comes from the coding sequence ATGATTCGATTCATGGAAGAAAAAGATATACCTGAGGTTTTGGACATCTATAATGATATTATTTTAACAAGCAAGGCGGTCTACCGATATGATATACAAACTTTAGATGAAAAAGTACAATGGTTTAAGGAGCAACGAGTATTAGATAATCCTTTGCTTGTATTTGAGGAAAATGGGCTTGTCGCTGGCTTTGCTACCTATAGTCAATTCCGTCCTTATCCAGGTTATCAATATACAATGGAGCATTCCGTCTATGTGCATAAAGAGCATTATCAAAAGGGGATTGCTACAAAGCTTATGCACAAGCTGATAGTGATTGCTGAAGAAAATGGTGTGAAAACGCTTGTCGCTGGCATTGATGGAGAAAACATTGGTAGTATTAAAGCACATGAAAAATTAGGTTTTGAATATGCGGGGACAATCAAAAATGCAGGCTATAAGTTTGAGCAATGGCTAGACCTTGTGTTCTACCAACTGCATTTGACTGGAACGAAATCATAA
- a CDS encoding sensor histidine kinase, which yields MLRKWHSIIPNSPMLSVYLWIIFCFLPFFFIFRKSSYIEISIGITFLMLYFIFYRFSMNSKSGLVYMWISFEMVINIIMTILYGYVYLSIFTAFFIGNIRRPVGFYIMYGLHIGFTVISTGAGFFVELHLFLSQLPFVVLTILAVVLLPLTIYSKNKRENLEGQLETANERIAELIVFEERQRIARDLHDTLGQKLSMIGLKSDLASRLIERDPQQALIEIKDIRQTASIALKEVRELVSDMRTAKFEDELMRISQILKAAEMEFVFEGDKNALQVPPLVENVLSMCLKEAVNNVVKHSGASKCEIAFHQNFKEVYLVVRDNGQGITKKQAWRTGNGLKGMRERLEFINGSFKIESVEGTTLTVTIPVAITHQNVKDNLKNI from the coding sequence ATGTTGAGGAAATGGCATAGTATTATTCCGAATAGTCCTATGCTCAGTGTATATTTGTGGATTATTTTTTGTTTCCTACCGTTTTTCTTCATTTTTAGGAAATCATCTTATATTGAAATCTCGATAGGGATTACGTTTTTAATGCTTTATTTTATTTTCTATCGATTTTCCATGAATTCGAAAAGCGGTTTAGTTTATATGTGGATCAGCTTTGAAATGGTCATCAATATTATCATGACCATCTTATATGGCTATGTGTATCTATCCATTTTCACAGCATTTTTTATTGGCAATATCCGAAGACCCGTCGGCTTTTATATTATGTATGGTCTACATATTGGGTTTACAGTTATTTCTACCGGAGCTGGCTTCTTTGTGGAGCTTCACCTATTTTTATCGCAGCTACCTTTCGTTGTGTTAACCATTTTAGCTGTTGTCCTTTTACCGTTAACGATTTATTCCAAAAATAAACGTGAAAATTTAGAGGGGCAGTTGGAAACGGCTAATGAACGGATTGCTGAGTTAATTGTTTTTGAGGAACGACAACGGATAGCTCGAGATTTACATGATACATTAGGGCAAAAATTGTCCATGATTGGTTTGAAGAGTGATCTAGCTTCTAGGTTGATTGAACGAGATCCTCAGCAGGCTTTGATTGAAATTAAGGATATACGCCAGACGGCTAGTATTGCTTTAAAAGAGGTTCGGGAATTAGTGTCAGATATGCGCACGGCAAAATTTGAAGATGAGTTAATGCGTATTTCACAAATACTAAAGGCGGCTGAAATGGAGTTTGTCTTTGAGGGTGATAAAAACGCATTGCAAGTTCCCCCACTTGTAGAAAATGTTTTATCTATGTGCTTAAAAGAGGCGGTTAATAATGTTGTTAAACATAGTGGGGCATCAAAATGCGAAATTGCTTTCCATCAAAATTTTAAAGAAGTTTACTTAGTAGTGCGAGATAACGGACAAGGCATTACGAAAAAACAAGCATGGAGAACTGGTAACGGATTGAAAGGAATGCGGGAACGTTTAGAGTTTATTAATGGGTCCTTTAAAATTGAAAGTGTTGAGGGCACTACATTAACGGTAACTATCCCAGTAGCTATTACGCATCAGAATGTCAAAGACAATCTGAAGAACATATAG
- a CDS encoding fatty acid desaturase: MATIKEKTKKLRQDVAPFAKSDTRKSVFQIINTIVPLIALWVAGYLLVDVSPWLTVGLSAISAGFVVRTFIIFHDCTHGSFFKSKKANDWVGFFTGVLTSFPYEKWKREHTIHHATSSNLDKRGIGDIDMMTVEEYMQASKGQRLWYRFYRNPFVMFGLGPLYMVLVLNRFNRKDAKKKERLNTILTNIVMVGICAALIFFMGWQAFLLVQGVTLFIAGSLGIWLFYIQHTYEDSYFEHDSEWDYVKAAVEGSSYYKLPKILQWVTGNIGFHHVHHLAPRVPNYNLEKAHNETPPLHMATTITLRTSLESLRYKLYDEEQGKFVTFKEVNEIIKRKARGSIAA; encoded by the coding sequence ATGGCAACTATTAAAGAAAAAACAAAAAAGTTACGCCAAGATGTAGCGCCATTTGCTAAATCAGATACGCGTAAAAGTGTTTTTCAGATTATAAATACAATTGTTCCGTTAATTGCATTATGGGTGGCTGGTTACTTGTTAGTGGATGTATCACCTTGGCTAACAGTCGGCTTAAGTGCCATTTCAGCAGGTTTTGTCGTACGAACTTTTATTATTTTTCACGATTGTACACACGGGTCATTTTTCAAAAGTAAAAAGGCAAACGACTGGGTTGGATTTTTTACTGGGGTGCTAACATCATTCCCCTATGAAAAATGGAAACGTGAGCATACAATTCACCATGCAACAAGCTCAAACTTAGACAAGCGTGGTATTGGTGATATTGATATGATGACAGTGGAAGAATATATGCAAGCCTCAAAAGGTCAACGTCTATGGTATCGCTTTTATCGTAATCCATTTGTTATGTTTGGTTTAGGGCCACTTTATATGGTACTTGTTTTAAATCGTTTTAATCGTAAGGATGCTAAGAAGAAGGAACGTTTAAACACAATTTTAACGAATATCGTCATGGTCGGAATTTGTGCAGCTTTAATTTTCTTCATGGGCTGGCAAGCGTTTTTATTAGTGCAAGGCGTTACTTTATTTATTGCTGGTTCTTTAGGAATTTGGTTATTTTACATTCAGCACACATATGAAGATTCTTACTTTGAACATGATTCTGAGTGGGATTATGTTAAAGCCGCAGTAGAAGGTAGCTCATATTATAAATTGCCAAAAATTTTACAATGGGTAACAGGGAATATTGGTTTCCATCATGTTCACCATTTAGCCCCTCGTGTACCTAACTATAATCTTGAAAAGGCACACAATGAAACACCGCCATTACACATGGCAACTACGATTACTTTACGTACAAGTTTAGAATCACTACGTTACAAGTTATATGATGAAGAACAAGGTAAATTTGTTACGTTTAAAGAGGTAAATGAAATTATAAAACGCAAAGCAAGAGGCAGTATTGCCGCTTAG